Proteins encoded in a region of the Vicia villosa cultivar HV-30 ecotype Madison, WI linkage group LG5, Vvil1.0, whole genome shotgun sequence genome:
- the LOC131603663 gene encoding mitogen-activated protein kinase homolog MMK2-like isoform X1, whose protein sequence is MIKKTPFQVKTLCSTFNMATKESSSSASASASADTKIKRVLTHGGKYAHYNVYGNLFEVSSKYVPPIRPIGRGAYGIVCAAVNSDTHEQVAIKKIGNAFDNIVDAKRTLREIKLLRHMDHQNIIAIKDIIRPPKKDAFNDVYIVYDLMDTNLHHIIHSDQPLCEEHCQYFLYQLLRGLKYVHSVNVLHRDLKPSNLLVNTNCDLKIGDFGLARTTSETDFMTEYVVTRWYRAPELLLNCSEYTSAIDVWSVGCIFGEIMTREPLFPGKDYVHQLRLITELIGSPDDASLGFLRSDNARRYFRQFQQYRKQKFSSRFPNMLPEALDLLEKMLIFDPNKRITVDEALCHPYLSSLHNTNEEPVCPRPFAFDFDQPSCTEDHIKELIWKESVKFNPDPPCQ, encoded by the exons ATGATCAAGAAAACTCCATTTCAG GTGAAGACCCTTTGTTCTACTTTCAACATGGCAACAAAAGAGTCGAGCTCTTCTGCTTCTGCTTCGGCTTCTGCTGACACTAAAATCAAAAGGGTTCTTACTCATGGTGGTAAATATGCACACTACAATGTGTATGGAAACTTGTTTGAGGTGTCTTCTAAGTACGTGCCTCCCATTCGTCCTATTGGTAGAGGCGCGTATGGTATCGTTTG TGCTGCTGTTAATTCCGATACGCATGAACAAGTTGCTATTAAGAAGATTGGTAATGCTTTTGACAATATAGTTGATGCGAAAAGGACTTTGAGAGAAATCAAGCTCCTTCGTCATATGGATCATCAAAAT ATCATTGCCATCAAGGATATCATACGACCCCCGAAAAAGGATGCGTTTAACGATGTATACATTGTTTATGATTTGATGGACACTAATCTCCATCATATAATTCATTCTGACCAACCTCTCTGCGAAGAACATTGTCAG TACTTTTTATATCAGCTGTTACGCGGGCTGAAATATGTGCACTCGGTTAATGTTTTGCACCGTGATCTTAAGCCGAGTAATTTACTAGTGAATACAAACTGTGACCTTAAAATTGGCGACTTCGGTTTGGCAAGGACAACATCTGAAACCGATTTCATGACTGAGTATGTTGTCACGAGATGGTACCGCGCCCCGGAATTGCTCCTCAATTGTTCTGAGTACACTTCTGCGATTGATGTTTGGTCTGTTGGTTGCATATTCGGTGAAATTATGACCAGAGAGCCCTTGTTTCCTGGCAAAGACTATGTCCATCAACTAAGGCTTATCACAGAG TTAATAGGTTCGCCAGATGATGCTAGCCTTGGATTTCTCCGAAGTGACAATGCTAGAAGATACTTTAGACAGTTTCAACAATACCGGAAGCAAAAGTTCTCGTCTAGATTCCCAAACATGTTGCCCGAGGCACTTGACCTGttagaaaagatgcttatctttgATCCAAACAAACGCATCACAG TTGATGAGGCACTGTGTCACCCATATCTTTCATCACTTCACAACACGAACGAGGAGCCGGTGTGTCCAAGGCCATTCGCTTTTGATTTTGATCAGCCATCATGCACCGAAGATCATATCAAAGAGCTCATATGGAAGGAATCTGTGAAGTTCAATCCAGATCCACCTTGTCAGTAA
- the LOC131603662 gene encoding probable polygalacturonase: MDVLLLLLSLLVTLLSLNVVESRKTPAEEHYLEYCAVSCRAYSASVTEFGAVGDGQTLNTRAFQTAVDRLSQYSSNGGSQLYVPPGRWLTGSFNLTSHFTLFLHKDAVILASQDESEWPVIEPLPSYGRGRDTQGGRYSSLIFGTNLTDVVITGDNGTLDGQGEVWWQKFHKGELSFTRPYLIEIMHSDDIQISNLTLVNSPSWNIHPVYSSNIVVRGITILAPVNSPNTDGINPDSCTNTRIEDCYIVSGDDCVAVKSGWDEYGIAYGMPTKQLVVKRLTCISPTSAVIALGSEMSGGIEDVRAEDILAIDSESGVRIKTAIGRGGYVRDIYVRRMTMKTMKWAFWMTGDYGSHADNNYDPNAIPVIQNINYRDMVAENVTMAGKLEGISNAPFTGICISNVTIGLAKKAKKLPWNCTNIAGISSGVTPVPCGLLPDQGVEDVAACSFPEGSLPIEEDVEVQTCTYRINL, translated from the exons ATGGATGTGTTATTGTTGTTACTGTCTCTATTGGTTACTTTGCTAAGCTTGAATGTAGTCGAGAGCCGAAAAACACCGGCTGAGGAGCACTATCTTGAGTACTGTGCTGTGAGCTGCAGAGCTTATAGTGCCTCAGTGACGGAGTTTGGAGCGGTTGGCGATGGACAAACTTTGAACACACGAGCCTTTCAGACGGCCGTGGATCGTCTGAGTCAGTACTCGTCGAACGGCGGGTCTCAGCTTTATGTTCCACCAGGAAGATGGTTGACTGGTAGTTTCAATCTCACCAGTCATTTCACTTTGTTCCTACACAAAGATGCTGTCATTCTTGCCTCTCAG GACGAAAGTGAGTGGCCGGTGATCGAACCTTTACCGTCGTATGGTCGAGGGAGGGACACTCAAGGCGGACGATATAGCAGTCTGATTTTCGGAACCAACCTCACTGATGTAGTCATAACAG GGGACAATGGAACATTAGATGGACAAGGTGAAGTGTGGTGGCAAAAGTTTCATAAGGGGGAGCTTAGTTTTACTAGGCCTTACCTGATTGAAATCATGCACTCGGATGATATTCAGATATCGAATCTCACTCTGGTTAATTCTCCATCCTGGAATATTCATCCGGTTTACAGCAG CAACATTGTTGTTCGAGGCATCACGATTCTCGCTCCTGTGAACTCACCAAATACAGATGGGATCAACCCTG ATTCTTGCACGAACACGCGGATTGAGGACTGTTATATAGTGTCCGGGGATGACTGTGTGGCTGTGAAGAGTGGTTGGGATGAATACGGTATAGCTTATGGAATGCCGACTAAGCAGCTGGTTGTAAAAAGGCTCACTTGTATTTCTCCAACAAGTGCTGTAATTGCTTTAGGGAGCGAAATGTCGGGTGGTATTGAAGACGTAAGGGCTGAGGACATTCTGGCCATTGATTCCGAATCGGGAGTTAGGATCAAAACTGCTATTGGAAGAGGAGGATATGTCAGGGACATATATGTTAGACGGATGACGATGAAAACCATGAAATGGGCGTTTTGGATGACAGGAGATTATGGCTCTCATGCCGATAACAACTATGATCCTAACGCGATTCCTGTGATTCAGAATATTAATTACCGCGATATGGTTGCTGAAAACGTGACCATGGCTGGAAAGTTGGAAGGTATATCTAATGCACCGTTTACCGGAATCTGCATATCCAATGTAACGATTGGACTAGCAAAGAAGGCGAAAAAACTGCCGTGGAATTGTACCAATATCGCCGGGATTTCAAGTGGTGTAACTCCTGTGCCATGTGGCCTATTGCCAGACCAAGGAGTAGAGGATGTTGCAGCATGCAGCTTCCCAGAAGGAAGCTTGCCTATCGAAGAAGACGTTGAGGTTCAAACATGTACTTATAGAATAAATTTGTGA
- the LOC131603663 gene encoding mitogen-activated protein kinase homolog MMK2-like isoform X2, producing the protein MATKESSSSASASASADTKIKRVLTHGGKYAHYNVYGNLFEVSSKYVPPIRPIGRGAYGIVCAAVNSDTHEQVAIKKIGNAFDNIVDAKRTLREIKLLRHMDHQNIIAIKDIIRPPKKDAFNDVYIVYDLMDTNLHHIIHSDQPLCEEHCQYFLYQLLRGLKYVHSVNVLHRDLKPSNLLVNTNCDLKIGDFGLARTTSETDFMTEYVVTRWYRAPELLLNCSEYTSAIDVWSVGCIFGEIMTREPLFPGKDYVHQLRLITELIGSPDDASLGFLRSDNARRYFRQFQQYRKQKFSSRFPNMLPEALDLLEKMLIFDPNKRITVDEALCHPYLSSLHNTNEEPVCPRPFAFDFDQPSCTEDHIKELIWKESVKFNPDPPCQ; encoded by the exons ATGGCAACAAAAGAGTCGAGCTCTTCTGCTTCTGCTTCGGCTTCTGCTGACACTAAAATCAAAAGGGTTCTTACTCATGGTGGTAAATATGCACACTACAATGTGTATGGAAACTTGTTTGAGGTGTCTTCTAAGTACGTGCCTCCCATTCGTCCTATTGGTAGAGGCGCGTATGGTATCGTTTG TGCTGCTGTTAATTCCGATACGCATGAACAAGTTGCTATTAAGAAGATTGGTAATGCTTTTGACAATATAGTTGATGCGAAAAGGACTTTGAGAGAAATCAAGCTCCTTCGTCATATGGATCATCAAAAT ATCATTGCCATCAAGGATATCATACGACCCCCGAAAAAGGATGCGTTTAACGATGTATACATTGTTTATGATTTGATGGACACTAATCTCCATCATATAATTCATTCTGACCAACCTCTCTGCGAAGAACATTGTCAG TACTTTTTATATCAGCTGTTACGCGGGCTGAAATATGTGCACTCGGTTAATGTTTTGCACCGTGATCTTAAGCCGAGTAATTTACTAGTGAATACAAACTGTGACCTTAAAATTGGCGACTTCGGTTTGGCAAGGACAACATCTGAAACCGATTTCATGACTGAGTATGTTGTCACGAGATGGTACCGCGCCCCGGAATTGCTCCTCAATTGTTCTGAGTACACTTCTGCGATTGATGTTTGGTCTGTTGGTTGCATATTCGGTGAAATTATGACCAGAGAGCCCTTGTTTCCTGGCAAAGACTATGTCCATCAACTAAGGCTTATCACAGAG TTAATAGGTTCGCCAGATGATGCTAGCCTTGGATTTCTCCGAAGTGACAATGCTAGAAGATACTTTAGACAGTTTCAACAATACCGGAAGCAAAAGTTCTCGTCTAGATTCCCAAACATGTTGCCCGAGGCACTTGACCTGttagaaaagatgcttatctttgATCCAAACAAACGCATCACAG TTGATGAGGCACTGTGTCACCCATATCTTTCATCACTTCACAACACGAACGAGGAGCCGGTGTGTCCAAGGCCATTCGCTTTTGATTTTGATCAGCCATCATGCACCGAAGATCATATCAAAGAGCTCATATGGAAGGAATCTGTGAAGTTCAATCCAGATCCACCTTGTCAGTAA